The following are from one region of the Silene latifolia isolate original U9 population chromosome 9, ASM4854445v1, whole genome shotgun sequence genome:
- the LOC141601383 gene encoding uncharacterized protein LOC141601383 has protein sequence MTLFDGTTDPCDHISQFKQKMMVTTAIGASKEFSSSRRTPKQPSDLYRIVQELGESIKDYVTRFNAEKVSIRGCDMSTAINTFRQGLDKESNLYKELSMYPCERFEEVPQRATTALRLEEDIQARKGITNFDKPGRKILTEKKDERAKLYIRPNISRIAEKTQQVDDSQHPPKLSEYGFNRRMEGLLKALRGLGDQVRWPKPPTQDRPNDNTDRSKRCEWHQDIGHRTEDCYRLRKEVKFQVRTGNLDHLLSRGGKRDKREAKEIGASFAPPLCTKIINVITDGSELSGLTYSAAKRKATGSKGDHPQTSYRVS, from the exons ATGACCCTCTTCGATGGAACCACAGACCCCTGCGATCACATTAGCCAattcaagcagaaaatgatggttaCCACTGCCATAGGAGCCTCAAAAGAG TTCTCCAGCAGCCGAAGAACACCAAAGCAGCCAAGTGATCTGTATAGGATCGTTCAGGAATTAGGTGAATCAATCAAAGATTACGTCACCAGGTTCAATGCAGAGAAAGTCTCAATACGAGGTTGCGATATGTCCACTGCCATCAACACCTTCAGGCAGGGCTTGGACAAGGagtcaaacctctacaaagaattaTCGATGTACCCTTGTGAGAGATTCGAAGAAGTCCCGCAGAGAGCTACAACTGCGTTAAGATTGGAAGAAGATATACAAGCAAGAAAAGGAATAACAAACTTCGACAAACCTGGCAGGAAGATCCTTACAGAAAAGAAAGACGAGCGAGCTAAGCTATACATCAGACCTAATATCAGCAGAATAGCAGAAAAAACCCAGCAAGTTGACGACTCCCAGCATCCTCCTAAGCTATCTGAGTACGGATTCAACAGGAGAATGGAAGGATTGCTGAAAGCACTGAGAGGCCTAGGTGATCAGGTTAGGTGGCCAAAGCCTCCCACTCAGGATCGACCCAACGACAACACGGACAGAAGCAAGAGATGCGAATGGCACCAGGACATAGGTCACAGGACAGAAGACTGCTACAGGTTGCGAAAGGAGGTAAAGTTCCAGGTACGCACGGGAAACTTggaccacctgttatcacgtgggggcaagcggGATAAGAGAGAAGCGAAAGAAATCGGTGCTTCCTTCGCTCCACCCTTATGCACAAAGATTATTAACGTGATAACAGACGGGTCCGAGCTATCAGGTTTAACATATTCCGCCGCTAAAAGGAAAGCCACCGGAAGCAAAGGAGATCATCCACAAACTTCATACAGAGTAAGCTAG
- the LOC141601382 gene encoding uncharacterized protein LOC141601382 encodes MATGQTPFSLVYEAEVVIPLEVLVPTHRYGCQTAKQNKVKLARSLDTVDELRESAYIRMASYKQYVARTYNKNVKIRTLEVGDLVLRRVFENIKNHKAGKFAYKWEGPYQVESIVKNGAYRLMTMHGQILDKPWNIRHLKRYFV; translated from the coding sequence ATGGCAACAGGCCAAACTCCATTTAGCCTCGTATACGAAGCAGAGGTAGTGATACCCTTAGAAGTTCTGGTGCCCACGCACAGATACGGCTGTCAGACGGCAAAGCAGAACAAAGTCAAATTGGCTAGGAGCCTGGATACAGTTGATGAGCTGCGAGAAAGCGCCTACATACGTATGGCGTCGTATAAACAATATGTAGCAAGGACATATAACAAGAATGTCAAGATCAGGACCCTTGAAGTGGGGGACCTCGTACTCAGAAGGGTATTCGAAAATATCAAAAACCACAAAGCAGGCAAgtttgcctacaaatgggaagggccATATCAGGTCGAAAGCATTGTCAAGAATGGGGCATACAGGTTAATGACCATGCACGGTCAAATCCTGGATAAACCCTGGAACATTCGTCACTTGAAACGGTACTTTGTCTAA